In the genome of Paenibacillus sp. GP183, the window TGATAGAATTTGAATTCCTTTCCAGTCAGCTCGGTTACACGTCTCAAGGATTCTATGCTGCTGTTGCTAAGGTTATCTACAACGATTACTTCATATCCTGCCGTCAAAAGCTCCACACAAGTATGGCTTCCGATATAACCGGCGCCACCGGTTACTAATATTGCCATGAATTACCCTCCAATAATTAAATAATTGTATTCGTTGTTTTGTTAACAAATTATACGTTATCTTTAAAATCCCCCCCTTATGACGAGGTTTTGTTCATGTTTATGACCCATATAAAAATCAGTTAACCATTTGGCCATTGTGACATTGTCATAACCTTTACTTCGTATTATTTCCAAAGTATCTTCGTGCTTATATGAAGAAGAAAGTATTTTTTTAGCCCAAATTGCTGGTGAATCCTTTAAACTGAGAAAGTTTAATCGTTGTGTTATGTTTGTATCAGGTGTAATAGTATCAGATATAATGCAATTCAAGCCTGCTGCTTGCGCTTCAACCAATACGAATGGAAAGCCTTCAAAAAGTGATGGAAATACGAACAAATCCATCCCCTGCATTAGTTTTGATACATCATTTCGAATCCCAAGAAATTTAACAGCGCCGGATAACTCTAAATCCGCTACTTTCTTTTCTATCCGTGGTCTAAATTCCCCATCACCGATCAATACAAGCAGAGAATCCGGATGCAATTTATGCACTGCCTTGAACACATAAACCAGGAATTCGTGGTTTTTCTCTTTACTAAATCTGCCAATATGGCCTAAGACTAATCTATTACCAGCATTTAACTCATCCCTTACTTTACTTCTAATCGCTCCATTAAATTTATACATTTCCACATTAACAGCGTTTTTTAAAACATGAGCCTTTCCTTCTTTTAAAATTTTATCGCCAAACAGGTATAAAGCAGCTTCATTGCCGCAAGCCGCTAAATCAGTTGAAAAACCTCGTATACACAACCGCATTATGGTTCGAAATATATTTCGCGATATACTATCGCCAAATTGATCAGCCGTGTTATGAGAATGACATACACGCTTTTTTATACCCGTTATAAACGATGCCAGCATAACAACCCCGGAATTAAACATAGCATGTGCATGGATAACATCCGGTTTTATTTTGAAAAGTATACGTATAAGGTAAATCATATATTTTATTGTTCCAACTTCTGTTCGATCGGGTATTCTATATATTATCCCGCCTAACGATAACACTTCATCATCATAATGGGCTTTAGACTTTTCATGGATTAAAAAAACAAATTGAACTTTTTCTCTGTCGATGGAACGGTACATATTCATTACAAAAGCCTCAGTCCCACCGCACCATAAACCACCTAATACATGTAAGACCTTAAGCTTCTTGTTATGATTTATCATCATACCCTCATCCTTTATTCATTGTTAGATTCAAAATATTAAAAAGTCACTCTTATAAATAATATTCAAACTAATTACACTCTCATAAAAATAATAAATAAAGTAGCTTACCAAAATCGCATAATAGATCAGCTTTTGTTCCTTTGGAACAAATAACTTTACAACCCATGGAATTAGAATTAAATTATATAATCCAAAGTAAATGCTAAATCGAGCAAATATCCACTGTTGTGTAGAGATTAACATGAAAACGAGATTAATTAAGGACATATTTACAACATAGTCGCTGCCTGGGAATATCTTTCTCAACTTCTCTCTCCCGAAAAAAGCAAAAACAATTGGAACTGCAAGTACAACTACCCTCAAAAAATTGGCACCTTGTAATTCCATATTTTGATATTCGCTGTATTTAGTATCCTTTATCACCGTAAAAAGAGCTTCTGAGAATTGAGTAAAACCTATAACCAGAATTACAGCAACAGAGAGTAATATGTAAGTTTGATTTGTCCATGCTTTCCGTCTTACTATAAAATATACTGGAATTAGAATAAGTGCGGACTGGTGAATGGTTGATGCGATCAGAATAACAACGATATATTTTATCCAGCTGCCACTAAATATATATTTTGTGGCTGCAAAAGCAATGGCTGCAGCGAGAAATTGCCTAATTCCATTCATTGATACTAAAAATAATCCACTAGTGATATATACATATATACCTAGCTCAAATAATCTTGCATATTTATATAAAACAATTAAAATGAGTACATTTGTTATCAGTGCGACTATAAAAATTAATATTTGAGGATCATTTGATACTTGTTGCAAAAGCAATTGAAGTATATTGAATCCAAAATCGGCTTTAAATCCAATATCTTCCCAGCTAAAATGGGTAATAGCATAAGAATGCATGTAAAAAAATGTATCACCAATACCTTTTCTTAAACCGGATACAAGCACCATAATCGCTATAACCATAAAAACTAGAAATTTATTTGGCTGTATATATACGGGACCGATGGTTACCGGTCTGGCAAAATATCTTGAAAAAAAAGAAAGTAAGTAAACTAATGAAAGAGTAACCCAAAATATGGCCATTTATATTTCCTCTCAATCAGAGAATAAGATAAGGAAATCTGTTATCTTTTTAAAACAGTAGCCTTACTCGTATTCTGAATATAAAAATAAAGCAAGATTCCAAAGGGTGCCGCGAATAAAGTAGTCCATTTGCATGGTGATTCCAACAAGAATTTATAGTTCTTAATCATTAAATTACTTGAAACGTAATGCATAGATTCCCGAAATTTTTCCTTAAAGGAAGGAGCATATATCATAGCGACTTTTCTGAAAAACAAGAAACTCTGTGGGTTTCTCTTGTATTGCTTGATAATATTCATACTTGATCCGTCGGCCAAATACTCGACGTAACAAAGGATTTCATTCATTACAAGCAGCGGATACTCTTGATCAATATAAATATATTTGTAACTAAGAGGGCAGTACTTTTCGCCTGGAAATATCGGATAAGGAGGGAATATACGTGTTAATTCCGAACGATATACAAGCTTTTTATCTCCTTTGACCTTATGCTTCGAATATAAATCTGAAAGCGATGATGCTTTTAAATGATCCGGCATCCGAGTCCCGATAATATTTCCTTGGGGGGTCGCATCCAATCCCACAATGCCCGCATACTTGTCGCTGCCGCGTTCCTTCCAGAACGAAACGATTTTCTCTACCGCCTCATCCGCCATAAAGTCATCCGAATCGATGCAAACATTGAGCTCCGTATCGATCAACTCATAAGCCGTATTGTGGGCTCCATGCATTCCTTGATTTTCTTGATAATGATAGCGAATTGGAACAACATCCTCAGAAATCCAGCTTTGTACTAGTTCATCTGTTTGATCTGTAGACCCATCATCAATGATCAGCCAAATAAAATCTTTTGAGGTTTGCCTCTTTAGACTTTCGTAACACAAATGAAGCGTATAAGCACGATTGAACGTTGGTGTAAAAACAGTTAAAGTAGGAACCATATCAAGACCTCCATACATCTAAGCTTCTTTTGTGTATAAACTGTGACCCAAGTAAAACCCTGTCAGCCATTCCACCATAGAACGAGTGTCATATCCCCTTTTACGCAACAATTGCGATGTATCTATATGCTCATAAGTGGAAGCAAGAATCTTGGAGGCCCATACATCCGGTGATTCCTTTAGGCTTAGAAATTTGATGCGTCCGGTCAGGTCGCTTTCTCTTGTGATGGCATCGGACACGACACAGTTCAGACCCGCAGCCTGTGCCTCAACCAAAACCACAGGCAATCCCTCAAAGAGTGAAGGAAAAAGAAATAGATCCATGCCCTGCATAAGGTTGGGTATGTCGCCTCTAACACCTAGAAATCTGACATCTGAAGACAATCCCAATTTATCTGCCTTCCTTTCCATGGAATGCCGCAAATCTCCTTCCCCTGCCAGAATGAGCATAGACTCGGGAAGTTTATCATGAACGGCTTTAAAAATATCCAGTAGCATCTCATGGTTTTTCTGTTTGTTGAATCTTCCAACATGGCCCAAAACCAATTTATTGCCGGCTTTCCATTCATCCCTTATTTGATTTCTAACTTTGACATTAAATATAAACTCCTCCACGTTAACTGCGTTGTTAAGAACTATCATTTCCCTGGAGGCTGCTCTTTCTTTTCCAAACAGCCATGCGCCGGCTTTTTTCGAGCAGGCAAAATACCGGTTAGGATTATCCTTCATGGAATACCGGGCATAGACCCGGAAAGGCAGCTTCATATCGATCGCCAAATCACTTAAATGGCTGTGAGCAATCCTGCACGGCACACCAGCCTGCTTCGCAGATCGGAGAACAAAGCTGCTGTTTTCGTTAATGTGAGAATGAACGACTCTATACTCAGGATGTTGGACAAAGAACTCATCAAGTAATTTGAAATATAACTGATAGTTCCCCGGCCTGATTTGGGGCATTGGATAAATCTTTCCTCCAAGACTCAAAATCTCATCGTCATAATGACCTTTTTCTTCTCGATGAACCATAAAATCAAACTGTATTCTGCTGCGGTCTATCTGTCGATAATAATTCATCAGCATCGTTTCCAGTCCGCCACGATTCATGATGGTTACGACTTGTAATACACGGATAGTTTCCAGCTTTAATCACTCCTATTTTACAGTCCGTCTAAGACCATCTATGGTTACTAACAGCAAATAAAACCCAATAGCGAATCTAAATTTCGCGCATAAATAAAACATTCGCCAAACCATTGAACAATGAGATGTCTCAAATAGCTTGAAAGAATGTTTGATATGATCGTCATTTAGTATTGTACTTATCTTTCTAATCTTCATTAACGTTGGAGCCTTGTTGCTTAAACTTATCGTATTTAAACCAAGCCCCAGCGTATTCATACATATGCGGTTATTTAAAGCTAAAATGAATTCGGAGGTCAGCTGCTTCTCTTCAATAAATTGTTCAATAAAACTATAGAGCTTAAACCATTTCTCCTTTAAATCCGATTTATACCCTGATGTAATTGATTCAGTGTTTGAACGCCAATAATGATAATAAGGCTTGTTCAGATACACAAAATTTTTGGCATGATAAAATGTATGTATATTAAAGAGCGAATCTTCATTGGTACCCACAACATGAAGATCTACAAAAGCAAGCTCATTTTTTTTAATGATTTCTGAACGGTATAACTTGGACCATACTGTTCCCCATGCATCCAGGAATTCCGGATTGGCAATTTCTTCATTCAAAGGACCAATGATCCGTCTAAGCATCTTGAAGCGTACATCTTCATCGTGATAGCAGGTTTTATCAGGAAGATCGAATTTCTTTTCCTTGGAATGGGTTCCAAATTCCCGTATATAGCTGCACATGGTGATATCAGCATTTTCAACAATAGCAGTATCATACATCACTTCATACATTTCCGGATCCACCCAGTCATCCGGATCAACAAAGCCGATATATTCCCCTAATGCCCTTTGAATTCCTTCGTTGCGTGCAGAGGAAACACCACCGTTTTCCTTGTTGACTACTACCATGCGATTGTCATTGCCGGCATATTGATTGAGGATCTCACTGCACCCGTCTGTCGAGCCATCGTTAACCGCAATAATTTCAATATCCTTCATCGTTTGCGACAAAAGACTGTCCAAGCATCTGCTCAAATAGCTTTCAACATTATATATAGGCACTACTATACTTATCTTCGGCTTCATCCCTATCCCCCAAAAAGTATTGCGTATATATCCCGGAAAGCTCCAGTCCTACTTGAGCAAGTGAATATCTTTGTACCCGGTGGATATTTTCCACTCCGAATTTTTTACGCAATTCATCCGATTTATACAGCTCCACCAATCTTGCTGCGAACTGTCTGCTATCCAGATTCCGTATCACAAAACCATTTACAGTATCCTTAACAAGCTCGCTATGCCCTCTATTTTCACTTGCTACAACTGGTAAACCACATGCCATAGCTTCTAAAATATTTACTGGAAGACCCTCGCGAAGGCTGGATGCTAAAGCCACGTCACATAGGGGCAGCAATGCAGGTATATCATTTCTGTGCCCCAAAAAATGGACACTTCCTTCTACTTCAAGCTTTACAGCAAGTTCACGGCAGGCTTCTTGAAATGGACCGTCTCCTGCCAATAAAAGCTTTGCCTGAGGAGCCTCGACTTTTAGTAAAGCTAGTGCCTGAATCAGGAGCTGCTGATTTTTGTTCTCGTTGAATTCAGCGGCGTAGAACATTAGGAAATCACTTGATTGGTAACCAAAGACTTCACGCGATTCACGCTTTTGAATTTCATCTATAGGCTTATAACGATCCGTATTTACACCAACGCCATGAACATGTTCAATCCTCTTTGCTTTAAATCGATGATAAACAGCCAAAGCATAATCTTCCTCATTAATCGTGATCAAACAATCCGTAAAATGAGAAAGCATCCTTTCAATCGGGTAATAGACCAGCCAATTTAAAAGGGGAGCACCCTTGCAAAAATGGAACCCGTGAGCTGTATAGATCACCTTGGTTCCATTTCTTCGTGCTCCCCTCGCCGCTAATCGCGCAATTACACCTCCCATGGGCGTATGACAGTGGACGATATCATATTGGTTTTCATCGATAATCAACTTTAATTGGTTGTAGGCCTCCAAATTTCTCCTCTTGAAGGGTGATCTTTGGATGGGTATATCGAACCTTCCGTTTATATGGGGAAGCTCCATATTTCCAGATGCAGCAATATGGACCTCCCAGCCTTGTTCTTTAAACCAATTCAAGTAAGGCAAATGAAAAGCTTTAAAGTGGTAATCAACTGTGGCACAAAACAACACTTTCTTAGCCATCTTTTATCACCTGTTAACGGATTCTTTCTTCATAAGTTCCGAGAGATACTTCAATAACCCGAATCTCAAATCGTCACGCAGCAAAGCATACTCGATCGTCGTTTGAATAAAGCCCATCTTCTCGCCAACATCATACCGTTTGCCTTCAAATTCGTAAGCATAAACCGATTCATATCGATTTAACTCCGCAATTGCATCAGTCAGCTGTATTTCTCCACCAGCCCCCGGCGCTTGATTATTTAAAATCTCAAAAATTCTAGGAGTCAGGATATACCGCCCCATGATGGCAAGATTTGATGGTGATTCCTCTACTTTAGGCTTCTCCACTAAATGATGGATACTATATAAACGTTCAGCGATTTCAAAACCGTCAACAATGCCATACCTGGACACCTCGTTATCCAAGACATGCTGGACGCCAATAATGGAGGAATCGTGATTTTCATATTGTTCCATCATCTGCTGCAGACAGGGCTTGCTTGCACGAACAATATCGTCCCCGAGCAATACCGCAAAGGGTTCATCTCCTATGAATTTACGTGCGCACCAGATGGCATGCCCCAATCCCTTGGGTTCCTTCTGGCGTATATAATGAATGTCTATCATATTCGAGGATTTTTGAACTTCATTTAATAGCTCAAATTTTCGCTTTACCAATAAATTTTGTTCCAATTCGAAGGAATTATCGAAATGATCCTCAATAGCTCTTTTCCCTTTTCCGGTGACGATAATAATATCCTCAATGCCTGACTCAATCGCTTCCTCCACGATATACTGAATGGTCGGCTTATCCACAATGGGAAGCATCTCTTTAGGCATGGCCTTAGTTGCTGGCAGAAATCGAGTCCCGAGTCCAGCCGCTGGAATAATCGCTTTTCTTACTTTCATAATTTCGTATCGGCTCCTTTTTAACTAATTGAGGCATACTTTTCTGAGATCGGGACAACTTTGCTGTTGGCTAAATTGAGCAGCTGCTCCCTTAGAGCAGCTTTATCCAGGTTTGCAAAGATGGAGAGCATGAATTTGATTTCTTCCATATACAGATCCGCCGATTTTCCAATATAGATCTTGGGATAAACCTGGCGTTCCCCGATCTCATCTGGTTTGAGCAGCTCTTCAAAGAGCTTTTCTCCCGGTCTTATCCCGGTAAACTCTACGCCGATTTCTTCAATGGTATTTCCGGAAAGCCTGATTAAATTTTTGGCCAGATCCACAATCTTGACCGGCTCTCCCATGTCCAGAACAAATATTTCTCCTCCTTTGGCTAAGGCTCCGGCTTGTATGACCAATCTGGATGCTTCGGGAATGGTCATAAAGTAGCGAATCATATCGGGATGAGTTACCGACACTGGGCCGCCCTTCTCGATTTGTTGTTTAAAACGAGGAATGACGCTGCCCCGGCTCCCGAGTACATTGCCGAATCGAACGGCTACAAATTTGGTGTCACTGTTTTTGTCCATATCCTGTATGATCATCTCAGCCAGTCTCTTGGTTGCACCCATAACACTGGTCGGATTTACAGCTTTATCCGTCGAAATCATGACAAATGTATCCACACCGTACTTGCTTGCCGCTTTGGCAACGTTCATGGTTCCGATAACATTGTTTTTTACAGCTTCTTCCGGGTTTCTTTCCATTAGCGGTACGTGCTTATGGGCTGCGGCATGGTAGACGACATCCGGGCGGTATTTGTTCATGATCGACATCATTTTATTCAAATCCTGCACATCGGCAATCTCCGTAATGAGTTCGGGCTGTGCATTTCCACAATTATCCTGCAGTTCAATTTCAATGGAGTAAATGCTGTTCTCTCCATGCCCCAGCAGAATTAACCTTTGCGGATTGAATTTTGCGATTTGACGGCAAATTTCAGAACCGATGGATCCGCCGGCACCTGTTACCAAAACAACCTTGTTGGTTATGTATTCAGAAATACTGTCAATATCGAGCTCAATCGGTTCCCGGCCTAATAAATCTTCCACCTGTACATCCCTGAAATGATTAACCGAAAGCTTTCCTGTTATCAGATCCTCCAGCATCGGAAGAATTTGCGTTTTGGCTTTTGTCTTTGCACATTCCTGGAAAATTTTGTTTAGCTCCCTTTTGCCAAGAGAAGGGATTGCTATAATAATGTTGTCGATGTTTAATTCTTTAACTGCCTGTTCAATTTGATTGACCCCTCCAATGACGGGTAACCCCAGGATATCCAGATTTTGAATTTTTACATTATCATCAATAAAAGCGACGGGGAACAACTTCGCAGCATTATTTTTGAACAGTTGTCTAGCTACCATGGTACCGGCCGAACCTGCACCAATAATCAGCGTTCGTTCCTTGTTCTTGGTCTTCACTAGATATGTATCGCGAAAAAGTCGCCAGCAGAAACGGGATCCTCCGATTAACAGGATATGCATCATCCAGGTAACAGCTAGCAAACGAAAATAAATATCCTGAAGAACAATCTGTTGAATACAAGCGACAGTCACAATAGAAAACGTAATGGCTTTAAAAATAAACAATAACTCCCCAATACTCGCATGCTCCCAGGCTTTTTTATAGAGCTTATAAACGAATGAAAAAAAATGATGACTGAGCAATAAAGCGATTGAACTAACAACTATAGGCAAAGTAAAGACATCGAGATCGGCTGTTAATAACAATCTGCTGAAGAAAATGGAGGTTAATACGATACCGGAGTCGACTATAAATAACATTGATAACCTTTGACGAAATGACAAAGAATTCACCCTCTCACTAAAGTTCTTAAGTATAAGGCCTTTAACAAAAAGACCGGATAATTAAACACTTTAATGTTTTTCAGGGTTTTCAACCCTTCCTCAACTCCACACTTTCGACGACTTGCGTCTAAGGTTTATTTCAACCCACAGCATGACCGAGTGCCT includes:
- a CDS encoding glycosyltransferase family 1 protein gives rise to the protein MMINHNKKLKVLHVLGGLWCGGTEAFVMNMYRSIDREKVQFVFLIHEKSKAHYDDEVLSLGGIIYRIPDRTEVGTIKYMIYLIRILFKIKPDVIHAHAMFNSGVVMLASFITGIKKRVCHSHNTADQFGDSISRNIFRTIMRLCIRGFSTDLAACGNEAALYLFGDKILKEGKAHVLKNAVNVEMYKFNGAIRSKVRDELNAGNRLVLGHIGRFSKEKNHEFLVYVFKAVHKLHPDSLLVLIGDGEFRPRIEKKVADLELSGAVKFLGIRNDVSKLMQGMDLFVFPSLFEGFPFVLVEAQAAGLNCIISDTITPDTNITQRLNFLSLKDSPAIWAKKILSSSYKHEDTLEIIRSKGYDNVTMAKWLTDFYMGHKHEQNLVIRGGF
- a CDS encoding EpsG family protein, with amino-acid sequence MAIFWVTLSLVYLLSFFSRYFARPVTIGPVYIQPNKFLVFMVIAIMVLVSGLRKGIGDTFFYMHSYAITHFSWEDIGFKADFGFNILQLLLQQVSNDPQILIFIVALITNVLILIVLYKYARLFELGIYVYITSGLFLVSMNGIRQFLAAAIAFAATKYIFSGSWIKYIVVILIASTIHQSALILIPVYFIVRRKAWTNQTYILLSVAVILVIGFTQFSEALFTVIKDTKYSEYQNMELQGANFLRVVVLAVPIVFAFFGREKLRKIFPGSDYVVNMSLINLVFMLISTQQWIFARFSIYFGLYNLILIPWVVKLFVPKEQKLIYYAILVSYFIYYFYESVISLNIIYKSDFLIF
- a CDS encoding glycosyltransferase family 2 protein; the encoded protein is MVPTLTVFTPTFNRAYTLHLCYESLKRQTSKDFIWLIIDDGSTDQTDELVQSWISEDVVPIRYHYQENQGMHGAHNTAYELIDTELNVCIDSDDFMADEAVEKIVSFWKERGSDKYAGIVGLDATPQGNIIGTRMPDHLKASSLSDLYSKHKVKGDKKLVYRSELTRIFPPYPIFPGEKYCPLSYKYIYIDQEYPLLVMNEILCYVEYLADGSSMNIIKQYKRNPQSFLFFRKVAMIYAPSFKEKFRESMHYVSSNLMIKNYKFLLESPCKWTTLFAAPFGILLYFYIQNTSKATVLKR
- a CDS encoding glycosyltransferase family 1 protein, with the protein product MNRGGLETMLMNYYRQIDRSRIQFDFMVHREEKGHYDDEILSLGGKIYPMPQIRPGNYQLYFKLLDEFFVQHPEYRVVHSHINENSSFVLRSAKQAGVPCRIAHSHLSDLAIDMKLPFRVYARYSMKDNPNRYFACSKKAGAWLFGKERAASREMIVLNNAVNVEEFIFNVKVRNQIRDEWKAGNKLVLGHVGRFNKQKNHEMLLDIFKAVHDKLPESMLILAGEGDLRHSMERKADKLGLSSDVRFLGVRGDIPNLMQGMDLFLFPSLFEGLPVVLVEAQAAGLNCVVSDAITRESDLTGRIKFLSLKESPDVWASKILASTYEHIDTSQLLRKRGYDTRSMVEWLTGFYLGHSLYTKEA
- a CDS encoding glycosyltransferase, with product MKPKISIVVPIYNVESYLSRCLDSLLSQTMKDIEIIAVNDGSTDGCSEILNQYAGNDNRMVVVNKENGGVSSARNEGIQRALGEYIGFVDPDDWVDPEMYEVMYDTAIVENADITMCSYIREFGTHSKEKKFDLPDKTCYHDEDVRFKMLRRIIGPLNEEIANPEFLDAWGTVWSKLYRSEIIKKNELAFVDLHVVGTNEDSLFNIHTFYHAKNFVYLNKPYYHYWRSNTESITSGYKSDLKEKWFKLYSFIEQFIEEKQLTSEFILALNNRICMNTLGLGLNTISLSNKAPTLMKIRKISTILNDDHIKHSFKLFETSHCSMVWRMFYLCAKFRFAIGFYLLLVTIDGLRRTVK
- a CDS encoding glycosyltransferase family 4 protein produces the protein MAKKVLFCATVDYHFKAFHLPYLNWFKEQGWEVHIAASGNMELPHINGRFDIPIQRSPFKRRNLEAYNQLKLIIDENQYDIVHCHTPMGGVIARLAARGARRNGTKVIYTAHGFHFCKGAPLLNWLVYYPIERMLSHFTDCLITINEEDYALAVYHRFKAKRIEHVHGVGVNTDRYKPIDEIQKRESREVFGYQSSDFLMFYAAEFNENKNQQLLIQALALLKVEAPQAKLLLAGDGPFQEACRELAVKLEVEGSVHFLGHRNDIPALLPLCDVALASSLREGLPVNILEAMACGLPVVASENRGHSELVKDTVNGFVIRNLDSRQFAARLVELYKSDELRKKFGVENIHRVQRYSLAQVGLELSGIYTQYFLGDRDEAEDKYSSAYI
- the galU gene encoding UTP--glucose-1-phosphate uridylyltransferase GalU gives rise to the protein MKVRKAIIPAAGLGTRFLPATKAMPKEMLPIVDKPTIQYIVEEAIESGIEDIIIVTGKGKRAIEDHFDNSFELEQNLLVKRKFELLNEVQKSSNMIDIHYIRQKEPKGLGHAIWCARKFIGDEPFAVLLGDDIVRASKPCLQQMMEQYENHDSSIIGVQHVLDNEVSRYGIVDGFEIAERLYSIHHLVEKPKVEESPSNLAIMGRYILTPRIFEILNNQAPGAGGEIQLTDAIAELNRYESVYAYEFEGKRYDVGEKMGFIQTTIEYALLRDDLRFGLLKYLSELMKKESVNR
- a CDS encoding nucleoside-diphosphate sugar epimerase/dehydratase, with protein sequence MSFRQRLSMLFIVDSGIVLTSIFFSRLLLTADLDVFTLPIVVSSIALLLSHHFFSFVYKLYKKAWEHASIGELLFIFKAITFSIVTVACIQQIVLQDIYFRLLAVTWMMHILLIGGSRFCWRLFRDTYLVKTKNKERTLIIGAGSAGTMVARQLFKNNAAKLFPVAFIDDNVKIQNLDILGLPVIGGVNQIEQAVKELNIDNIIIAIPSLGKRELNKIFQECAKTKAKTQILPMLEDLITGKLSVNHFRDVQVEDLLGREPIELDIDSISEYITNKVVLVTGAGGSIGSEICRQIAKFNPQRLILLGHGENSIYSIEIELQDNCGNAQPELITEIADVQDLNKMMSIMNKYRPDVVYHAAAHKHVPLMERNPEEAVKNNVIGTMNVAKAASKYGVDTFVMISTDKAVNPTSVMGATKRLAEMIIQDMDKNSDTKFVAVRFGNVLGSRGSVIPRFKQQIEKGGPVSVTHPDMIRYFMTIPEASRLVIQAGALAKGGEIFVLDMGEPVKIVDLAKNLIRLSGNTIEEIGVEFTGIRPGEKLFEELLKPDEIGERQVYPKIYIGKSADLYMEEIKFMLSIFANLDKAALREQLLNLANSKVVPISEKYASIS